The following proteins are encoded in a genomic region of Sulfurospirillum arsenophilum NBRC 109478:
- a CDS encoding MipA/OmpV family protein, with translation MPYNSRSISFMSLTILIAIFTLNAFGKDIPNRPEPIQTDQVTSALFAEENWAFTLGGGMMYRAKYEGSDNYHAVFIPDISARYKDGLIFANWNGIGSYPINEKNYKIGASISPSFGRKEKDDRENLRGMGDIDTGIVVNLLGEYDFGPMKLSGKISKGDKEYGTTAKLEVSKTFSLTEQLKLKVAAGNTWADEEHMQSYFGISPAQAMRSGYNQYEAKSGMKSAGVSIDTFYSITKNWEAKVMLTADKLLSDAADSPLTKKDLNTATMATLSYKF, from the coding sequence ATGCCATACAATTCACGTTCAATCTCATTTATGAGTCTTACTATACTTATTGCAATATTTACGCTCAATGCCTTTGGCAAAGACATACCAAATCGTCCTGAACCCATACAAACAGATCAGGTTACTTCTGCGCTATTTGCAGAGGAGAACTGGGCTTTTACACTTGGTGGTGGCATGATGTATAGAGCAAAATATGAAGGTTCGGATAATTACCATGCTGTATTTATCCCTGACATCTCAGCTAGGTATAAAGACGGTTTGATTTTTGCAAATTGGAATGGAATCGGGAGTTATCCCATTAATGAGAAAAACTATAAAATCGGTGCTTCAATAAGCCCATCTTTTGGTAGGAAAGAAAAAGATGATAGAGAAAATCTACGAGGTATGGGCGATATTGATACTGGAATCGTAGTCAATCTTCTTGGAGAATATGATTTTGGGCCTATGAAACTTTCAGGAAAGATCTCAAAGGGAGATAAAGAATATGGCACAACGGCAAAACTAGAGGTAAGCAAGACATTCTCACTGACAGAACAGCTTAAATTAAAGGTTGCCGCGGGTAATACATGGGCGGATGAAGAGCATATGCAAAGTTATTTTGGCATTTCTCCAGCACAAGCAATGCGTTCTGGCTATAACCAATATGAGGCAAAATCTGGAATGAAATCTGCTGGAGTTTCGATTGATACATTCTATTCGATAACTAAAAACTGGGAAGCTAAAGTTATGCTCACGGCTGATAAATTGTTATCTGATGCCGCTGATAGTCCACTAACAAAAAAAGATTTGAACACGGCTACAATGGCTACGCTCAGTTATAAATTCTAA
- a CDS encoding response regulator: MTEKITLILADDHAMVRKGLTAFLSTAEDIQVMAVVESGMEAVSAAMQYAPDVVLLDLFMPDKPAVDTIRQIKKVSPRSQIIMVTSHEGDEYVVPTTQAGAISYILKDTTPEDLICTVRKAARGESIISPRVAKALEKVVATKMEDEQFHEDLTSREMEVLHYIAEGSSNMDIATHLNISEKTVKSHVSNILSKLYLTDRTKVAVYAWRQGLVKR, from the coding sequence ATGACTGAAAAAATTACACTTATTCTTGCTGATGACCATGCAATGGTTCGCAAAGGGCTAACAGCTTTTCTTTCCACTGCTGAGGATATTCAAGTGATGGCTGTTGTGGAATCTGGTATGGAAGCTGTGAGTGCTGCGATGCAATATGCACCTGATGTTGTATTGCTTGACCTATTTATGCCAGATAAACCAGCCGTTGATACGATACGGCAGATTAAAAAAGTGAGTCCTCGTAGCCAGATTATCATGGTAACTTCACATGAAGGCGATGAATACGTGGTGCCAACAACACAAGCAGGAGCTATTTCTTATATACTCAAAGATACAACACCAGAAGACCTTATTTGTACCGTGCGGAAAGCGGCACGCGGAGAAAGTATCATAAGTCCGCGTGTAGCAAAAGCACTCGAAAAAGTTGTTGCAACAAAAATGGAAGATGAACAGTTCCATGAGGATTTAACAAGTCGCGAAATGGAAGTGTTGCATTATATTGCAGAAGGATCGTCGAATATGGATATTGCAACGCATCTGAATATTTCAGAAAAAACTGTAAAATCGCATGTCAGCAATATCCTAAGTAAACTCTATTTAACGGATCGAACCAAAGTTGCGGTATATGCATGGCGTCAGGGGCTTGTAAAGAGATAA
- a CDS encoding NAD(P)H-dependent oxidoreductase, with protein MNHLIVYAHPFEDSFNHAILENAISSLESKGHSVVVRDLYALGFNPVLCPLDFKELRSGNTPDDIETEQAYIKNADAITLIYPLWWTGMPAILKGYIDRVFAYGFAYQYTKEGTVEGLLSDKKALMITTQGTPNAYYDASGMTKSLKQTTDEGIFGFCGAKTLDHLFFGGISTSDDAMRKEMLKTVQLTLKELF; from the coding sequence AGAAAATGCGATCAGTTCGCTTGAGAGCAAAGGACACAGCGTTGTGGTGAGAGACCTCTATGCACTTGGATTTAACCCTGTTCTTTGCCCTCTAGATTTTAAAGAATTACGCAGTGGTAATACGCCAGACGATATTGAAACCGAACAAGCGTACATCAAAAATGCCGATGCCATCACCCTCATCTACCCTCTTTGGTGGACGGGGATGCCTGCAATTTTAAAAGGCTATATTGATCGTGTTTTTGCGTACGGTTTTGCTTACCAATACACCAAAGAAGGTACTGTCGAAGGATTACTTTCAGATAAAAAAGCTCTTATGATTACCACGCAAGGCACGCCAAATGCGTACTATGATGCGTCAGGAATGACAAAAAGTCTAAAGCAAACAACTGATGAGGGAATTTTTGGGTTTTGTGGTGCTAAAACACTAGATCATCTCTTCTTTGGAGGAATTTCTACGAGTGATGATGCGATGCGTAAAGAGATGCTTAAAACTGTTCAATTAACGCTCAAAGAGCTTTTTTAA
- a CDS encoding alkyl/aryl-sulfatase, which translates to MKYALLCTLAIMASSLFAASESIKNTVDEQSLKAFSSTAYPKQVTEIIPNKVYHVMGYAHSNASFIIGDTSVILIDTLDSESRAMMLKKIIAEHTNKPVKTIIYTHGHPDHRGGAGVFMDTQPEIIASAPIKPILGKMNALKEVFDLRSIRQHGYQLSDEEALSQGIGIREGITTKQGDRQLFVAPTTIITERKVVREIDGVTFELNGVLGETDDHLLIWLPSYKVLFSGDNYYGCWPNISPIRGGQYRDISAWIDTLEKMLSYNAKYVLPGHTRPLMGESNVKEILTNYHDAIEFVFNETLKSINQGLSIDQVAEVVKLPEKWAKLPYLGEYYGTVEWTIRGIFTGYIGWFDGNPTKIHPLPAKEHAQKTLALMGGKKAVIVAIQDALKKKDAQWAIELADIILAVESNNKAVKQHKAQGLIILANKETSANGRHYYFAYAKELLAD; encoded by the coding sequence ATGAAATATGCTCTCTTATGCACTTTAGCCATTATGGCTAGTAGTCTGTTTGCAGCATCCGAATCAATCAAAAATACTGTCGATGAACAATCCTTAAAAGCGTTTTCATCGACAGCCTATCCAAAGCAAGTCACAGAGATCATCCCAAATAAAGTCTATCATGTCATGGGATATGCACATAGTAATGCAAGCTTTATCATTGGTGATACATCGGTTATTTTAATTGATACACTTGATTCGGAATCAAGAGCGATGATGTTGAAGAAAATTATTGCAGAGCATACCAATAAGCCTGTAAAAACGATCATTTATACCCATGGGCATCCCGATCATCGTGGAGGAGCTGGGGTTTTTATGGATACTCAGCCAGAAATTATTGCATCAGCACCTATAAAACCTATTTTAGGGAAAATGAATGCATTAAAAGAGGTCTTTGATCTACGAAGCATCAGGCAACATGGCTATCAGTTAAGCGATGAAGAAGCGCTCTCTCAGGGCATTGGCATCCGTGAAGGCATCACCACGAAACAAGGAGATAGACAACTTTTTGTTGCACCAACTACTATCATTACTGAGCGAAAAGTAGTACGTGAAATTGATGGTGTTACTTTTGAACTAAATGGCGTTCTTGGTGAGACAGATGATCATTTACTGATTTGGTTACCTTCCTACAAAGTTCTTTTCAGTGGCGATAATTATTATGGTTGCTGGCCAAATATTTCTCCCATTCGTGGAGGACAATATCGTGATATAAGTGCATGGATTGATACGTTAGAAAAAATGCTCTCGTATAATGCCAAGTACGTCTTACCAGGGCATACGCGTCCACTTATGGGAGAGTCTAATGTTAAAGAAATTCTCACCAATTACCATGATGCTATTGAGTTTGTCTTTAACGAAACACTCAAATCTATCAATCAAGGTTTGAGTATAGACCAAGTCGCTGAAGTGGTTAAATTGCCCGAAAAATGGGCTAAACTTCCTTACCTTGGTGAATATTATGGAACGGTTGAGTGGACTATCAGGGGTATATTTACTGGCTACATTGGGTGGTTTGATGGAAACCCAACAAAAATACATCCTTTACCAGCAAAAGAGCATGCCCAAAAAACCCTCGCACTTATGGGTGGGAAAAAAGCTGTGATTGTTGCAATACAAGACGCTTTGAAGAAAAAAGATGCACAATGGGCTATTGAATTAGCAGATATTATTTTAGCAGTAGAGAGCAACAATAAGGCTGTTAAACAGCATAAAGCCCAAGGTCTTATCATCTTAGCGAACAAAGAAACCAGTGCAAATGGACGTCATTATTACTTTGCTTATGCTAAAGAGTTATTGGCTGATTAA
- a CDS encoding helix-turn-helix domain-containing protein, which produces MCSVNIDKLHTRIRNNVKKLREKRHKSQLEMALAIGHSSAAFYAKAELGIQNKKFNIEHLCKIAEVLEVDIREFFKDLF; this is translated from the coding sequence ATGTGTAGTGTCAATATTGATAAATTGCATACTCGGATAAGAAATAACGTAAAAAAATTACGAGAAAAGAGGCATAAGAGTCAACTTGAAATGGCTTTAGCCATTGGTCATTCATCCGCAGCATTTTATGCAAAAGCAGAACTTGGCATACAAAATAAAAAGTTTAATATTGAACATCTTTGTAAAATTGCAGAGGTGTTAGAAGTGGATATTCGAGAGTTTTTTAAAGATTTATTTTAG
- a CDS encoding sensor histidine kinase, translating into MKNLFNYYLTFMNRLWCQLAISYALLSFFAIILIAIMLNSINNYTNFHTAITLENVERIIDSEELIVTQAILDTNNIEWLNKARNNIREKLINLEQGSGSSIYRITSSSSPKVYIEIIDKNGYPLISDFDDFSKEISPYLSKIKSQDAIKNSVIWLAKNGAILADKELIKHDTEELIGHLRIVYIAEFDPWIQFKSVMIFLFHIWGKVLLLSVPIGIICGLIASRYVTKQLQKMNEITESWRQGNFQKKISLPNDDVLMRHSEHLNNMARDLEMYLNLKQNLAISDERNRLARELHDTVKQKLFALGLQMATIKTKSAAMEVAGEHIFEAEAITREAQHDLMEIITQLHPIEGNNTSLFERIVMIAEDFKRRFGISIELKYSEFLQCNTYTEHHILRIVQESLINAVRHGKASKIVIASERHSETITLTIIDNGVGFMTEQKTGGLGLISMHERVQELIDGTFDIKSTVGVGTQITLSWRNES; encoded by the coding sequence ATGAAAAATTTATTCAACTATTATCTGACTTTTATGAATCGTTTGTGGTGTCAGCTTGCGATAAGCTATGCGTTGCTTTCTTTTTTTGCCATCATCTTAATTGCCATAATGCTCAACAGCATCAACAATTACACTAATTTTCATACAGCCATTACGCTTGAAAATGTTGAAAGGATCATAGACAGTGAAGAGCTTATTGTTACACAAGCCATTCTTGATACGAATAACATCGAATGGTTAAACAAAGCTCGCAATAATATCCGTGAAAAATTGATAAACTTGGAGCAAGGGAGTGGTTCTTCAATTTACCGTATTACAAGCTCTAGCTCTCCAAAGGTGTATATTGAGATAATCGATAAAAATGGTTACCCTTTGATATCGGATTTTGATGATTTTTCAAAAGAAATATCACCCTATCTTAGCAAAATAAAAAGTCAGGACGCAATAAAAAACAGTGTTATATGGCTAGCAAAAAACGGAGCTATCTTAGCGGATAAGGAACTTATAAAGCATGACACTGAAGAACTCATCGGACATTTACGCATTGTGTATATTGCTGAATTTGATCCATGGATACAGTTTAAGAGTGTCATGATTTTTCTGTTTCACATATGGGGTAAGGTTTTATTGCTTTCGGTGCCGATAGGTATTATCTGTGGACTCATTGCATCTCGTTATGTAACGAAGCAATTGCAAAAAATGAATGAGATTACTGAAAGCTGGCGGCAAGGTAACTTTCAAAAGAAGATTTCTCTGCCAAATGATGATGTACTGATGCGGCATAGTGAACATCTTAATAACATGGCACGAGATTTGGAGATGTATCTGAATTTGAAACAAAATCTTGCCATAAGTGATGAGCGAAACCGTCTGGCGCGTGAACTTCACGATACGGTAAAACAGAAGCTCTTTGCTTTGGGTTTACAGATGGCAACCATCAAGACCAAGTCTGCCGCAATGGAAGTTGCTGGTGAACATATCTTTGAGGCAGAAGCTATCACTCGCGAAGCACAGCATGATCTCATGGAAATTATCACGCAACTGCACCCCATAGAAGGCAATAACACTTCATTATTTGAACGTATCGTTATGATTGCTGAAGATTTCAAGCGCCGTTTTGGCATAAGCATAGAACTAAAGTATTCTGAATTTCTCCAGTGTAATACGTATACGGAGCATCATATTTTACGCATTGTTCAAGAATCGCTAATCAATGCAGTGCGCCATGGTAAGGCGTCTAAGATCGTGATTGCAAGTGAAAGACACTCCGAGACTATTACCCTTACGATCATCGATAACGGAGTAGGCTTTATGACTGAGCAAAAAACAGGAGGACTTGGGCTTATTTCCATGCACGAGCGCGTACAAGAACTGATAGATGGAACATTTGACATTAAAAGCACCGTAGGTGTGGGAACTCAAATCACCCTTTCATGGAGAAATGAATCATGA